The DNA window CAGCCTGCGCGGGCGCCTGCCCGGCAGTCTGATTGGTGGACGGCGCGTTGGCGGACGGCAGCGGCGACTGGGCCGGCGGCAGCACCGCGGGCGGAACGGCCGCGACGGCCGGCGGCTTGCCGGCAACCGTCGAAGCGGCCGGGGCAGTCCCCTGCGGAGGCTTCGCCGCCGCACCGGGAGCAGGGGCGCCCGCCGCGGGGGCGGGAGCCGCCGGAGCCGCGGCAGGCGGCGGGGCGGCGGGCGTGGCCGGGGCGGAGGCGATCGCCGGCGCGGGAACCGACGGCTCGGCTCCCGGCTGCGCCACGGTGCCGGTCTGGTCGGATGCCGGGGCTGCAGGCTTGGACGGCACGCCATCCAGCAGCGAGACCAGCCGGTCCGGCAGGGTGGGCACCAGATCGGTCACCGTCCGGTCGGTTGCCGACAGATAATACCAGCCGCCATAGACGATGCCGGCCAGAACCAGCGTGCCCAGCAGCAGCGTGCCGCCCGAGGCGCGCCCTCCTTCGGCCGCCGGGGTCGGCAGGTACAGCTCCTGCCGGCGGACGGTGCCGGCCGCCTCGTCCTTGTAGCGGGTGACGACGGTGTCGGGGTCCAGCCCCAGGCACTCGGCGTAGGAGCGCAGGAAGCCGATGGCGTAGGTGCTGCCCGGCAGCTCGTCGAACCGCCCTTCCTCGATGGCCAGCAGGTACGGATAGCGGATGCGCAGCATCGCCGCGACGTCGCGCAGGTCATAGCCGTGCGCCATGCGCGTGGAGCGCAGGGTCTCGGAGACGGAGGGGCCGGACGGGGCCGGGTCGAAATCGTCGAAAACCTTGCGCTTGGCCATGGGCTCGCCATCTGCTCGCAACTAGCGCGCACGCCGAAAGTCATGCGCAACCGGGGCATCCGTGTGGATGAAACAGGCGGAATGGGTACGACATGCCGCCCCCGCGGCGCAACCGCAATGACCGCGGGTCAGGGGTCGCCGGTCGTGACAAGTGGACCGGAACCGAAGCCGCCCCCTCAGATCAGCACCCCGTGATCCTTGGCGAAGGTCTTCAGCTTGTCGCGCAGGCTGTGGTCGGCACCGGTGTAGAGCCCACTCATGTACTGCCGCAGCGCCCCGACGTCCATCGAGCGCAGCATGGTCTTCACCGGGCCCACCGACGGCGGCGACATCGACAGGGTGCGGAAACCGACGCCGATCAGCGCCATGGCGTCCAGCGGCCGCCCGGCCATCTCGCCGCAGATGCTCAGCGACACCTTGTGCCTGGCGCACTCGTCGACCAGCCGGCGCAGCACGCACAGCATCGACGGCGACAGCGGGTCGTAGCGGGTGGAGGTGCGCGGGTTGCCGCGGTCGGCGGCGAACAGATACTGGGTCAGGTCGTTGGAGCCGACCGACAGGAAGTCCAGCTTGGGCAGCAGGGCCGGAAGTTGCCACAATAGCGACGGTACCTCCAGCATGGTGCCGACGCGCAGGCCGCTCGGCCGCTCGATGCCCTGGGAGTCCAGCCGCTTCAGCTCCAGATCCAGCAGGCGGCGGACGCCGTCGAACTCCGCGACCTCGGCGATCATCGGGAACATCACCGACAGCGGCCGGCCGGCGGCGGCCAGCAGCAGCGCGCGCAACTGCTGGCGCAGCAGAGACGGATGGTCCAGCCCGATTCGCACCGCGCGCCAGCCCAGCGCCGGGTTCTCCTCCTCGCTGCCGGTCATGTAGGGCAGCATCTTGTCGCCGCCGACATCCAGCGTGCGGAAGACGATGGGCTTGTGGCCGACCTCGTCCAGGATGCGGGAATAGAGGTCGGTCTGCGCCTTCACGTCGGGGTATGAGGCGCGGACCATGAAGGGGATTTCGGTGCGGTAGAGCCCGACCCCCTCGGCGCCGCTGGCGGTCAAATGCGGCAGGTCGATCAGCAGGCCGCAGTTCAGCTGGATGGAGATCGGCACCCCGTCGCGCGTGACGGAGGGCAGGTTGCGGATCTCCGCATACATCTGCTCCTTGCGGTGCTGCAACGCCACCGCTTCGGCGAAGGCCATCTGGATGTCTTCGGCCGGGCGGATGAAGACCTGCCCGTGGTCGCCGTCGACGATCAGCTGGTCCAGCGGCTCGATCCGGTTCATCGCGTCGGCCGCCTGCACCACCGGGATGTTCAGCGCGCGGGCGACGATGCAGACATGGCTGGCCGGCGACCCTTCCTCCAGCAGCAGGCCGCGCAGCCGGGTGCGGTCGTAATCCAGCAGCTCCGCCGGCCCCATGGAGCGGGCGACCAGGATCATGTCGTCGGGCAGGGTGGCCCCGTCGGTGCCGCTGGTCTTGCCGGCCAGATGTTGCAGCAACCTGTTGGTCAGATCCTCGAAATCCATCAACCGTTCCCGGATGTAGGGATCGGTCAGGTGACTCATGCGGGCGCGGGTGTCGTTCTGCACCTGCTGCACCGCGGCCTCCGCCGTCAGGCCGACGCGGATCGCCTCACGGATGCGCGACAGCCAGCCGCGATCCTCGGCGAACATCCGGTAGGTCTCCAGGATGTCGCGCGGTTCGCTCAATCCCGCCAGCGACGCCGCTTCCAGCAGGTCGTCGATGGCGCTGTGCATGGTCTGCAGCGCGGTGTTGAAGCGCTCCAGCTCGGCGTCGGCGTCCTCCGCCACCATCTGGCGGACGGTCAGCTGCGGCCGGTGGATGACGGCCAGCCCCATGGCCAGCCCGGCGCTCATCGCCGTGCCGGACAGGCGGGCCGGCAGCAGCACGGGATCGCCGGTGGTGGTGACCTCCACCGGATTGACCAGCTCGCTCTGGGCCACCAGCTCGGCGACGACCATGGCGATGGTCTGGAGGGTTTCCACCTCCTCCTCGACATAGCGGCGGCGGTCCTTGTGCTGGATCACCAGCACGCCGCGCACCTTGCTGCCGCGCAGGATCGGCACGCCGGCCAGCGACTGGAACGGGTCCTCCCCGGTTTCCGGGCGGTAGGCGAAGCTGGGGTGGGAGGGTGCGTTGTCCAGCGCGACCGGGCGGGCGTGGCCAGCGATGTAGCCGACGATGCCCTCGCCCACCCGCAGGCGGGTGTTGTGGACGGCGGTCTTGTTCAGGCCCTCGGTGGAGAACAGCTCCAGCACCTCGCCGGCCCGCATGATGTAGCAGGAGCAGACGTCGGCCTTCATCTCCGCCGCGATCAGCGTGACGATCTTGTCCAGCCGGTCCTGCCCCGACCCCGACGCCGCCATGATGTCGCGCAGCCGGGCGAGCAGCCGGCGCGACGAGCTGCCGTCGAAGCGGGGATGCATTCCCCCGCCCATACCGCCGTCACCGGCTGCCGTGTCGAGGGTGTCGGTCATCGCTACAGCGCTCCCACCGTCGGCTCCGCCATCAGGTCTAACGATGCCGCATCCATCGCCCGCCGTGCCAGCGCCGATTCGGCCTGGGCGATCAATTCGGCGAGGATGTCGGCCACCGGCTGTTCGCGGGTGACAAGCCCGACGCTCTGCCCGGCCATGAGGGAGCCGTTCTCGACGTCGCCCTCGATGACCGCGCGGCGCAGCGCGCCGGCCCAGAAATGCTCGATCTCCAGCATGCCTTCGTCGCGGCTCATGATGCCGGAATCGACCTTGGCGATGATGTCGCGCTGGAATTCCATGAAGCGCTTCGACGCCTCGTTCGCCAGCGCCCGCACCGGGATCACCGGAAAGCGCGGGTCGATCTGCACCGAGGGCTGGGCGTCGCGGGCCGACGCCCGGATGAAAGCCTGCTTGAAATTGGGATGGGCCACGCATTCGGTGGCGCAGACGAAGCGGGTGCCGACCTGCACGCCGGCCGCCCCCAGTTCCAGATAGGAGAGGATCGTCTCGCCCCGGCCGATGCCGCCGGCGACGAACACCGGCACCTCGCGCAGGTCGGGCAGGATTTCCTGGGCCAGCACGGTGGTGGAGACCGGGCCGATATGGCCGCCGGCCTCCGTCCCTTCGATCACCAGGGCGTCGGCGCCATGCTTCGCCAGCCGGCGGCCGGCGGTCAGCGTCGGCGCGAAGGCCATCGCCTTGGCGCCGCCGTCCTTGATCCGGCGCAGGGTGGCGGCGGACGGCAGGCCGCCGGCGACGACCACATGGCCGACGCCCTGCTCGCGGCAGACGTCGATCAGCTGGTCCAGCGCCGGGTGCATGTTGATGACGTTGACGCCGAACGGCTTGTCGGTCAGCGCCTTCGTGCCGGCGATCTCCGCCGCCAGCTGGTCCGGGGCCATGGAGCCGCAGGCCAGCACGCCGAAACCGCCGGCATTGGAGATGGCGGAAACAAGGTGCCGTTCGGACACCCAGCTCATGGCGCCGCCCATCACGGCGGTGCGCGTGCCCAGGAAGTCCCGCCCCCGTTTCCACAGCCGGTCGAGACGGGACCGGTAAAGGCGGGATTGGGCCGATGCTTCCGCCGCGTGCGATGTGGCGTCGGTCATGGCCGGCCCTCTCCTGCTGTTGCGGTCCCCGGCACCCGGGTCCCCACCTGCACTCAGGCGGCGTCCAGGCCGTAGGCGGTGTGCAGGGCGCGCAGCGCCAGCTCCGCATACTCCTCGGCGATCAGGACCGAAATCTTGATCTCCGAGGTCGAGATGACCTGGATGTTGATGCCCTTGTCGGCCAGCGCCTTGAACATGCGCTGAGCCACGCCGGCATGGCTGCGCATGCCGACGCCGATGACCGACACCTTGACCACGTTGGCGTCGGAAACGATGCGCTTGTAGTTCAGGGTGGACTGCGCATCCTCCAGCACCTTCACGGCGCGGGCGATGTCCGCCTTGCCGACGGTGAAGGTCATGTCGGTGGACTTGCCGTCTTCCGACACGTTCTGGACGATCATGTCGACGTTGACGGCGTTGTCGGTCAGCGGACCGAAGATGGCGGCGGCGACGCCCGGCTGGTCGGCGACGCCCACCAGGGTGATCTTCGCCTCGTCGCGGCTGTAGGCGATGCCGCTAACAACTTCCTTTTCCACGATCTCGTCCTCGTCAACAACCAGGGTTCCGGGAAGCGAACTGCCTGCAGCGGCTTCGAAGCTCGACAGCACCTGCACGCGCACGCGGTGGTTCATCGCCATCTCGACCGAGCGGGTCTGAAGCACCTTGGCCCCCTGCGAGGCCATCTCCAGCATTTCCTCGTAGGTGATCTTGTCGAGCTTGCGCGCCTTGGCGACGATGCGCGGGTCGGTGGTGTAGACGCCGTCGACGTCGGTGTAGATGTCGCAGCGGTCGGCCTTCACCGCCGCAGCCAGCGCCACCGCCGAGGTGTCGGAGCCGCCGCGGCCCAGCGTGGCGATGCGGCCCTGTTCCGACACGCCCTGGAAGCCCGCGACCACGGCGACTTCGCCGGTCTGCAGGGACTTTTCCATCTCGGTGGTGTCGATGGAGACGATGCGCGCCTTGCCATGCGTGTCGTCGGTGCGGATCGGCACCTGCCAGCCGGCCCAGGAGCGGGCGGGAATGCCGAGCGACTGCAGGGCGATGGCCAGGAGACCGGAGGTCACCTGCTCGCCGCTGGCGACGACGGCGTCGTATTCGCGCGCGTCATGCAGCTTGTCGATGTCGTTGCAATATTTGACGAGCTGGTTGGTCACGCCGGACATCGCCGACACGACGACGGCGACCTGATGCCCCGCCTTCACCTCTTGCTCGACCTTCCGGGCCACGTTCTTGATGCGGTCGATGTCGCCGACCGACGTGCCTCCGAACTTCAGGACGATCCGCGCCATACCTCACACCATGTCTGGCCGCCCGGTCATGATGTCTCGATCATGCGGGTCGGCGGAGCGCACCCCCGCTCCACCGTTGCCGGCGCGGGGCGGCGTATCCATACTCCGTCAGTGGAAGCGAGGCAAGTTGCCCGCACCCGTCCCGCCACTCTGTTTACGGATTTTCACCATGACCGCGTCCTCCTCCGCCTTCCCGCACGCGTCCGCAACCGCTCCTGCTGGTGGAGTTGGGGGTGGAACCGTGGACCCGGAGGATGTCGCCCGCTTCTCCGCCATTGCCGCCGAGTGGTGGGATCCGACCGGCAAGTTCAAGCCGCTGCACCGGCTGAACCCGCTGCGCCTGACCTACATCCGCGATGCCGTGTGCAAGCGTCTGGGCCGCGACCCGCTGGCGCCCGATCCGCTGGCGGGCCTGCGCGTGGTCGACATCGGCTGCGGCGGCGGCCTGCTGGCCGAGCCGATCGCGCGGATGGGTGCCACCGTCGTCGGCGTCGACGCGTCGGAGAAGAACATCAAGACCGCCGCCACCCACGCCGCCGAGACCGGCACGACCGTCGACTACCGCGCCACCACCGCCGAGGCGTTGGCGGCCAGCGGCGAAAAGTTCGACGTGGTGCTGGCGATGGAGGTGATCGAGCATGTCGCCGACGTGCCCCTGTTCGTGAAGTCGCTGTCGGAGCTGCTGGCCCCCGGCGGCGTGCTGTTCCTGGCGACGCTGAACCGCACGCCGAAATCCTTCGCGCTGGCCATTGTCGGGGCGGAGTACATCCTGCGCTGGCTGCCGCGCGGCACCCACAACTGGCGCCAGTTCCTGCGCCCGTCCGAACTGAACGCTGCCGTACGCACGTACGGGCTGAGCGTACGCGACCTGACCGGCATCACGTACAACCCGCTGAGCGACGAGTTCCGGCTGAATGCGCGCGATCTGGACGTGAACTACATGGGCTGGGCGGAGCGGGTGTGAGGCCGGTCATTAGAATCGGCATACAGGTCTGAAACACCAATGGCCGCCGACACTGAGTCGACGGCCATTGGGCACGGCCATTTGGCGTAGCCAAGCTCAAAATTGGGCGTAGCCAAGCTCCAAAATTACACCGCCGATTTATCGGTGGGAGCGAGTTCATTCAGCCGGCTCGGATCTCGATCCAGGAGCCTGAGCAGATTGGCCATGGCTCGCGAAGGGACTTCTCGACGCTTTTCGTATTTGTTGAAAGCAGCGGGTCCGCCACCGAGCCGTCTGCCAGCCTCGTCCTGCGTCAGCCGAAGTTTTTTCCGGATTCGCTTTACCTCTGCAGCGGGCAACGAGCCATCGACAACGGCCTTGAAGTCCATGAACGCCGCCTCAGTCGCAAGACTGTCCGAGACAGACAGCAGGCTGTCTCCGCACGAAGTACAGTACCAAGCGGGTTGATCCAGAGTGATTGACTGGTCGCGATATTTAAACTCCATAGGCCGGCTATCTCGGACCATTTCGCCGCCACAGTCGCAATGCGGTTTCTGCTTTGCATTGTCGGTGTTGGTCATCGTCATGATCCCTCGTCCTTTTCCTTGAACGACAGTAGGCGGAACTCGCACACAGCGTCGGCACGAAACTTGATGTAGATCGTTAAGTTGTCTTCATAGGGGAAGTAATAAACGTCCTGCCATTCCTTACTGTTGCCGATGGTGGTCACAGAATGATTAAAGTGGCGCGCAGTAAGTGAAGCAATAACGTTTCCCATCTGGGCGATACCAAGACCTATGGAGCGAGCGCCCTTGATTGCACTGCCGGTAATCACCCCGTTATCGCCCTGCGATTTGATCTCGTGGGCAACCACGGCCTGAAAGCTAGCCAGGGCGTAGGTTGGTTTACGCTTCGTCGACATATCTCCAACGTGCCATGAAGATGGGCAGCCTTCAATCAGAAACAACCTTATCGGTTGTTTTTCGCCGTATTTGGGATCGGGCTGGCGTCACTCGCGCACACGACGTATCGCCTCGCCCATGAAGACAGCGAGCAGGGCGGCTTGCGGTGTGGCCAGCATGAGACCGGTCCAGCGGGCGGTTCCCGTGATCGCTCTCAGTCCTCGTACACCGCGTCCAACGGTAGAGAGAGGTCCAACGCGGCCAGCATGACCGGACCGTCGCGCACGACATCGACGGTCCAGCCGCTGCCGTCGCGGCGGTAGACCTCGACCAGACGCTCGTTCTGCGAGACCAGGACGATTTCGCGCAGGGACGGGATTTTCTGGTAGTTGGTCCGCTTCTCGCGGCGGTCGATGGCCTCGGTGCTATCGGACAGCACCTCCACGACAAGGACCGGGTCCTTGACGACATAGGGATCGTCGTCAGCGGCACAGGTCGCCACGATGTCGGGATAGTAGTAGGCGTTCGCCGCCTCTACCCTGACCTTCACATCGTTGGTGAAAGCGTCACACCCACGACGCAACGCCGCCTGCCGGATCGCATACCCTAGACGCGCCACGATCCGCGCATGATTCAGGCTCGCCCCGACCATGGCGAAGATCTCGCCGTCGACATATTCATGGCGAACCTCGGCGCTGCGTTCGGCGGCGAGGTAATCCTGCGGCGAAATCCAGGGCTTGCGCTGTGCGTTTCCCATGGCCTTGGCCCCCGTCAAACAAGTCGGCTCGGTCCAGTGTAGCAGCCCGTCTGTCCCGACACCAATCGGTGTATCCGCCGCCAAAGAAAAAGGGCCGCGCACAGCCCGTGCAGCGGCCCTTTCGGCATCCTATTCCCGCACTGGCGGCCGGTCAGTTGGACGGGCTCGGCTCGTGCTGGGTCAGAAGCGCGTACATCGCGTCGCCGGATTGGGCGCCGCGCAGCTTTTCGCACATGGACTGGTCCCGCAGAAGGCGCGAGACACGGGCCAGAGCCTTCAAATGGTCTGCTCCCGCCTGTTCCGGGGCGAGGAGGAGGAAGATCAGATCGACCGGCTGCTCATCGATCGCGTCGAAATCGATGGGCCGCTCCAAGCGGGCGAAGACACCATGGACGCGGTCCAGGCTGGACAGCTTGCCGTGCGGGATGGCGATGCCATGACCCACGCCGGTCGTGCCCAGCCTTTCGCGCTCCAGAAGCACGTCGAAGATCGCCCGCTCGTGCTGACCGGTCAGCTCGGACGCTTTGCGCGCCATCTCCTGCAGGGCCTGCTTCTTGTTGCTGGCCTTCAGGTTCGGGAGGATGGCGTGCGGAGAGATGAGGTCGAGCATGACGCTTCTTGACCAGGGGGACGGGTCGGCGCCGTCAGGCGCCGGCCTTCTCCGCCGGATCGACCCAGCCGATGTTCCCGTCGGCACGGCGATAGACCATGTTCAGGCGGCCGTGCGCACCGTTGTGGAACATCAGGGCGGGGGCCTGCGCCAGCTCCAGGCGCATCACCGCCTCGCTGACCGAAAGGGTGGCGATGCTCGTCTCCATCTCCGCCACGACCATCGGCTGGTGGGCGCCGTCGGCAACCGTCTCGACCTCGTCATGCTGCTCGTCGGCATCGGCCTCCAGCACGCGGTAGTTGGCGGGCATGGCGGCGCCGTTCTCGGCCGCGTGGTGGTCGCGCAGGCGGCGCTTGTAGCGGCGCAGGCGCTTGGCCAGCTTTTCGCAGGCGATGTCGAAGGCCGGATACGGCTCGGTGGCGTCACCGGCGCTCTGCAGCATGATGCCGCGGCCCACATGGGCCTGGATGTCGGCCTTGTAGAGGTGCGCGTCCTTGGTCAGGATCACGGTCGCTTCGATCGGCTTGTCGAAGTACTTGCCGACGACGGCGCTCAGGCTATCGGCCACATGGGTGCGCAGAGCGTCGCCCACGTCGAGCTGCTTGCCTTTGACAGTGAGTTGCATGGTGGAACGTTTCCAAAAAATTGGTCCGCTGGGGACGGTGTAGAGACGACGTGTGGAGATGCGGTCCACCGCGTGCGGGCCGGGACGATAGGCAAGGGCTATCGGACTGTCAATCGAGCCCTCCCCCGCCCGACCTGCCTACATGCGTGACATCTTGGCACGGCGTCGCTGCACCGATGACGGTATTTTCATCGCTTCACGATACTTCGCGACCGTCCTTCGCGCAATGTCGATCCCTTCGGCACGGAGAATCTCCACCAGTTTGTCGTCCGACAGCACGTCGTCCGGCTTCTCGGCGTCGATCATCGTCTTGATGCGGTGCCGAACCGCTTCGGCCGAATGGGAGGCCTGGCCGTCCGCACCCTGGATGGCCGAGGTGAAGAAATACTTCAGCTCGAACACGCCGCGCGGGGTCGCCATGAACTTGTTGGTGGTGACGCGGCTGACGGTGCTCTCATGCATGCCGATGGCCTCGGCGATGTCGCGCAGGATCAGCGGCCGCAGATGCGAGACGCCATGGATGAAGAACGCGTCCTGCTGGCGGATGATCTCGCTTGCCACCTTCAGGATGGTGGTGGCGCGCTGGTGCAGCGACTTGACCAGCCAGTTCGCCGACTGGAAGCGTTCGGAGAGATACTCCTTGTCGGCCTTCGACTTGGCGCTGTCGGAGATGCGGGCGAAATAGCGGTGGTTGACCAGCACCCGCGGCAGCGTGTCCGGGTTCAGGTCGATCAGCCAGCCGCCGCCGGGATTGGCGCGCATCAGGATGTCGGGGGTGACCAGCTGGGCCGGGGTGTGGTCGAAGGCCAGCGCCGGCTTCGGGTTCAGCTTGCGGATGTCGGCGACCATGTCGGCGACATCCTCGGCATCGACGCCGCAGACCTTCATGATGGCCGGCAGGTTGCGGGCGGCCAGAAGCTCCAGATTGTCGAGCAGCGTCGCCATCGCCGGGTCCAGCCGGTTCTTCTCGCGCAGCTGGATGGCAAGGCATTCCTTCAGCGACCGCGCGAAGATGCCCGGCGGGTCGAAGCGCTGGCAGGCGGCCAGAACCCGCTCCACCCGGTCCGCCCCGCAGCCCAGCTGCTCGGCCAGCGCCTGGGCATCGAAGCCGACCAGCCAGCCGGCCTCGTCCAGCATGTCGATCAGCGCCAGCCCGATCAGCTGGTCGCCGAGGTCGGGCAGGTCGATCTTCAGCTGTTCGGTCAGGTGGTCGCGCAGGTTCTTTTCGCTGGTCAGCGTCGCTTCGAGGTTGCTGTCGTCATCCTCGAAACCGCTG is part of the Azospirillum lipoferum 4B genome and encodes:
- a CDS encoding type II toxin-antitoxin system MqsA family antitoxin, with the protein product MTMTNTDNAKQKPHCDCGGEMVRDSRPMEFKYRDQSITLDQPAWYCTSCGDSLLSVSDSLATEAAFMDFKAVVDGSLPAAEVKRIRKKLRLTQDEAGRRLGGGPAAFNKYEKRREVPSRAMANLLRLLDRDPSRLNELAPTDKSAV
- a CDS encoding Uma2 family endonuclease, with the translated sequence MGNAQRKPWISPQDYLAAERSAEVRHEYVDGEIFAMVGASLNHARIVARLGYAIRQAALRRGCDAFTNDVKVRVEAANAYYYPDIVATCAADDDPYVVKDPVLVVEVLSDSTEAIDRREKRTNYQKIPSLREIVLVSQNERLVEVYRRDGSGWTVDVVRDGPVMLAALDLSLPLDAVYED
- a CDS encoding type II toxin-antitoxin system MqsR family toxin, with translation MSTKRKPTYALASFQAVVAHEIKSQGDNGVITGSAIKGARSIGLGIAQMGNVIASLTARHFNHSVTTIGNSKEWQDVYYFPYEDNLTIYIKFRADAVCEFRLLSFKEKDEGS
- the ubiG gene encoding bifunctional 2-polyprenyl-6-hydroxyphenol methylase/3-demethylubiquinol 3-O-methyltransferase UbiG, whose translation is MTASSSAFPHASATAPAGGVGGGTVDPEDVARFSAIAAEWWDPTGKFKPLHRLNPLRLTYIRDAVCKRLGRDPLAPDPLAGLRVVDIGCGGGLLAEPIARMGATVVGVDASEKNIKTAATHAAETGTTVDYRATTAEALAASGEKFDVVLAMEVIEHVADVPLFVKSLSELLAPGGVLFLATLNRTPKSFALAIVGAEYILRWLPRGTHNWRQFLRPSELNAAVRTYGLSVRDLTGITYNPLSDEFRLNARDLDVNYMGWAERV
- a CDS encoding helix-turn-helix domain-containing protein; its protein translation is MAKRKVFDDFDPAPSGPSVSETLRSTRMAHGYDLRDVAAMLRIRYPYLLAIEEGRFDELPGSTYAIGFLRSYAECLGLDPDTVVTRYKDEAAGTVRRQELYLPTPAAEGGRASGGTLLLGTLVLAGIVYGGWYYLSATDRTVTDLVPTLPDRLVSLLDGVPSKPAAPASDQTGTVAQPGAEPSVPAPAIASAPATPAAPPPAAAPAAPAPAAGAPAPGAAAKPPQGTAPAASTVAGKPPAVAAVPPAVLPPAQSPLPSANAPSTNQTAGQAPAQAVVNVPAPPPEDDEEASPQDPTPLNAAANPPAAPAAPTATVPANGKVYGTLNTNAKLILKATQESWLQVRDGSEIVFTRVLKPGDTFRVPDKPNVKIRTGNAGGLVVMAEGGESPPLGSVGQVLRDVAIDANGVVRR
- the rpoN gene encoding RNA polymerase factor sigma-54 yields the protein MALAQRLDLRQAQTLVMTPQLQQAIKLLQLSNIELSDFVDREIEQNPLLERDSGPSDGGSDPVGDGAGGEAPGGLDGPGGMEANGLSIDGLNGRDDGPGLAPSDGRTRDTVEMTSSDTMASSSEAPLDTDFENVYGDDRFSDGSDGGSEVYGSYGERGGRSGFEDDDSNLEATLTSEKNLRDHLTEQLKIDLPDLGDQLIGLALIDMLDEAGWLVGFDAQALAEQLGCGADRVERVLAACQRFDPPGIFARSLKECLAIQLREKNRLDPAMATLLDNLELLAARNLPAIMKVCGVDAEDVADMVADIRKLNPKPALAFDHTPAQLVTPDILMRANPGGGWLIDLNPDTLPRVLVNHRYFARISDSAKSKADKEYLSERFQSANWLVKSLHQRATTILKVASEIIRQQDAFFIHGVSHLRPLILRDIAEAIGMHESTVSRVTTNKFMATPRGVFELKYFFTSAIQGADGQASHSAEAVRHRIKTMIDAEKPDDVLSDDKLVEILRAEGIDIARRTVAKYREAMKIPSSVQRRRAKMSRM
- the ptsN gene encoding PTS IIA-like nitrogen regulatory protein PtsN codes for the protein MLDLISPHAILPNLKASNKKQALQEMARKASELTGQHERAIFDVLLERERLGTTGVGHGIAIPHGKLSSLDRVHGVFARLERPIDFDAIDEQPVDLIFLLLAPEQAGADHLKALARVSRLLRDQSMCEKLRGAQSGDAMYALLTQHEPSPSN
- a CDS encoding aspartate kinase, which gives rise to MARIVLKFGGTSVGDIDRIKNVARKVEQEVKAGHQVAVVVSAMSGVTNQLVKYCNDIDKLHDAREYDAVVASGEQVTSGLLAIALQSLGIPARSWAGWQVPIRTDDTHGKARIVSIDTTEMEKSLQTGEVAVVAGFQGVSEQGRIATLGRGGSDTSAVALAAAVKADRCDIYTDVDGVYTTDPRIVAKARKLDKITYEEMLEMASQGAKVLQTRSVEMAMNHRVRVQVLSSFEAAAGSSLPGTLVVDEDEIVEKEVVSGIAYSRDEAKITLVGVADQPGVAAAIFGPLTDNAVNVDMIVQNVSEDGKSTDMTFTVGKADIARAVKVLEDAQSTLNYKRIVSDANVVKVSVIGVGMRSHAGVAQRMFKALADKGINIQVISTSEIKISVLIAEEYAELALRALHTAYGLDAA
- the ptsP gene encoding phosphoenolpyruvate--protein phosphotransferase → MTDTLDTAAGDGGMGGGMHPRFDGSSSRRLLARLRDIMAASGSGQDRLDKIVTLIAAEMKADVCSCYIMRAGEVLELFSTEGLNKTAVHNTRLRVGEGIVGYIAGHARPVALDNAPSHPSFAYRPETGEDPFQSLAGVPILRGSKVRGVLVIQHKDRRRYVEEEVETLQTIAMVVAELVAQSELVNPVEVTTTGDPVLLPARLSGTAMSAGLAMGLAVIHRPQLTVRQMVAEDADAELERFNTALQTMHSAIDDLLEAASLAGLSEPRDILETYRMFAEDRGWLSRIREAIRVGLTAEAAVQQVQNDTRARMSHLTDPYIRERLMDFEDLTNRLLQHLAGKTSGTDGATLPDDMILVARSMGPAELLDYDRTRLRGLLLEEGSPASHVCIVARALNIPVVQAADAMNRIEPLDQLIVDGDHGQVFIRPAEDIQMAFAEAVALQHRKEQMYAEIRNLPSVTRDGVPISIQLNCGLLIDLPHLTASGAEGVGLYRTEIPFMVRASYPDVKAQTDLYSRILDEVGHKPIVFRTLDVGGDKMLPYMTGSEEENPALGWRAVRIGLDHPSLLRQQLRALLLAAAGRPLSVMFPMIAEVAEFDGVRRLLDLELKRLDSQGIERPSGLRVGTMLEVPSLLWQLPALLPKLDFLSVGSNDLTQYLFAADRGNPRTSTRYDPLSPSMLCVLRRLVDECARHKVSLSICGEMAGRPLDAMALIGVGFRTLSMSPPSVGPVKTMLRSMDVGALRQYMSGLYTGADHSLRDKLKTFAKDHGVLI
- a CDS encoding NAD(P)H-dependent flavin oxidoreductase — its product is MTDATSHAAEASAQSRLYRSRLDRLWKRGRDFLGTRTAVMGGAMSWVSERHLVSAISNAGGFGVLACGSMAPDQLAAEIAGTKALTDKPFGVNVINMHPALDQLIDVCREQGVGHVVVAGGLPSAATLRRIKDGGAKAMAFAPTLTAGRRLAKHGADALVIEGTEAGGHIGPVSTTVLAQEILPDLREVPVFVAGGIGRGETILSYLELGAAGVQVGTRFVCATECVAHPNFKQAFIRASARDAQPSVQIDPRFPVIPVRALANEASKRFMEFQRDIIAKVDSGIMSRDEGMLEIEHFWAGALRRAVIEGDVENGSLMAGQSVGLVTREQPVADILAELIAQAESALARRAMDAASLDLMAEPTVGAL
- the hpf gene encoding ribosome hibernation-promoting factor, HPF/YfiA family — encoded protein: MQLTVKGKQLDVGDALRTHVADSLSAVVGKYFDKPIEATVILTKDAHLYKADIQAHVGRGIMLQSAGDATEPYPAFDIACEKLAKRLRRYKRRLRDHHAAENGAAMPANYRVLEADADEQHDEVETVADGAHQPMVVAEMETSIATLSVSEAVMRLELAQAPALMFHNGAHGRLNMVYRRADGNIGWVDPAEKAGA